GAGGCCGGCCGCCACGAGCCGTGCAGCCATTGCGGCCAGAACAAGCACGTCGCCACACGCACCCATGAAGGCGGGCCTCTGTGTCTCCCGTGCATGCGCCGCGATCCCGCCAACATGAGGACCTGCTTCCTCTGCGGTCGCCTGTGGCCTTGGACCGTCAAAGACGCCGACGGACATGCCATCTGCGGATCATGCTGGCGCCCACCGGTCACGACCTGTTCGGTCTGCAAACGGCAGAAACCATGCCACTACTCCACAACCAACGCTCCTCGCTGCGCAGCCTGCGGGGCTCGCGGCGCACACGCCCCGTGCTCACGGTGCAGCTCCGTCCGAGCCGTGTTCGTCCGCCTGGACAACGGCGACGGGCTATGCGAATCCTGCGCCCGCCGCCGGGAACCGTGTGGCGATTGCGGACGGACTATGCGGGTCTACGGCCGTAACGACGCAGGGCCACTGTGTACATTCTGCTACCGCAAGCACCCCTCGTCGCGACGCCACTGCGTGCAATGCGGGACGCACGAACACCTGCACCACTTCGGACTTTGCGCCGCCTGCGCAGCCCCGCGGCAGCTACATGCCGCTCTGGCGAACCACAGCGGGGACCTGCGTCCGGAACTCGAGCCGGTCCCCCCGTCACACACGCCACCCTGGACGAGATGCCGGCATCGAGGGCCGTGACCTATTTGCGAGCCGCTCTCGTGGCCACCGAAGTGCTACCCAATCGAGATGAGCAACTCGCGTCACTGGAGCGCTGGCTGAGCGTGTTCCTCCAACGAGTGGAGGACTCACAGGAGCGAGCACTCATTCGCCGCTTCGCTACATGGGTGCACCTCAGGCGTCTCCGGTCCCGCGCACGGCGCCGCCCCATCACGCACGGCCAGTGTCAGACCGTGCGGCACGACATCTACGCGGCGGTTGCTCTGCAACGCTGGCTGCGTCAGCGCGGAAGCAGTCTGTCGACCTGCGAACAGGCCCAGATCGACGAATGGCTGGCTCAGGCAGGCCGGAAGCACACACAGGCCCGGAGCTTCCTGACGTGGTCCGCAGCGCGAGGCCACATACCCACAGTGCACGTTCCCCCACGGGGCACGTCGCGCGGCACTGAGCAACTCGCTGAAGAGGACGCGCGCTGGCAGATCAGCAAGCGTCTTCTCCACGACGCAGATCTCGCCCTGACCGACAGGGTGGCCGGCTGCCTCGTCGTGCTCTACGGCCAGCCGGTATCCCGCATCGCCCGGCTCACTACCGACAAGATCCTTACTGGCGCTGGAGGGGTTCAGCTCCAGCTGGGATCCCGCCCGATGGAGATACCCGAGCCGCTGGGGTCATTGCTCCTCGAACTCGCCGACAGCCGACAGGCTTTCGCTGTCCTGGGACAGAACGAGCCAGGTCCGTGGCTCTTCCCGGGCGGTCGCGCCGGACAGGCTATGACCGCGAGCCACCTGACAGTACGGCTCAACAGGGTCGGCATCCGCGCTCGGGCCAGCCGCAACACGGCCCTGCTGGACCTTGCAGCTCAGATCCCGGCGTCGGTGTTGAGCGACGTACTGGGCATCTCCACCACCTGCGCGGTGGCCTGGTCCCACGACGCTGGCAACACACGGCTCGGCTATGCAGCTGACGTCGCACGTCGCGAATTCCTGTAGGTCCGCATTTCTGATGCCCTCTACCGGTGGGACGCGGCCTCTGCCCAGCCCAAAGGACGGCAGAGCGAGACGAAGCCCGCACGATGCTTCTCAGGCATCAACGGGGAGGCATGTGCCGTTTCCGCCGCCCGCGGACCGCTCTTGTTACCTTCTCCCGTCGGCACTCGTCATGAGAGCGACGACCGCACACGAACGGTCGCATCAACGAGTGAATCGAGAGCAGGATGCTGAACAAGATCATGTACGTGACGATCTACGTCACGGATCAGGACCGCGCGCTGGAGTTCTACACCGAGGGACTCGGTCTGGAGAAGCAGCTCGACTTCCCCGGGCCCGACGGACGTTTCCTTACCGTCGGGGTTCCCGACGGCCCGGTGCAGATCATCCTGTGGTCCCACGCGCCGGCCGCGGGACAGCCGGGCGGCACGGGCGCGCCCGGTCCGCTGATCCTCGAATCCGAGGACCTGCGGAAAGACTTCGAGATCATGCGCCGGCGCGGCGTCGTCTTCGAAGAGCCCGAACCCGTGGACTATCCGTTCGGGGTCCGCATCGAGGCGGTGGATCCGGACGGCAACCGGGTCTCGCTCCGTCAGCAGCGTCAGCCGTGACCGCCCACCCGTCCGGTCTCGTGGCCGAGGCGTTCGAAGCCCAGCGCGACCGGCTGCGCGCTGTCGCGTACCGGGTGCTGGGCTCGCACGCTGACGCCGAGGACGTGGTCCAGGAAGCCTGGATGCGCCTCGTTCGTCAGGACGCGGCGTCCATCGGCAACCTGGCCGGCTGGCTGACCACGGTGGTCGGCCGAATCAGCCTGGACCTCCTGAGATCCCGCCGAGCCCACCCCGAAATCGCCTACGAGCAGGAGTTCGCGAACCTCGTGGTGATACCCGACGATGACCCCGCGCCGGACGAGCAGGCGGCGCTGGCCGATTCGGTCGGCCTCGCCCTGCTCGTCGTGCTCGACTCGCTCACCCCGAGCGAGCGCCTGGCGTTCGTCCTGCACGACATGTTCGCAGTCCCGTTCCACGAAATCGGCCGGATCCTTGGCAAGTCCACCGCCGCCACCAAGATGGTCGCCAGCCGCGCCCGCCGCAAGGTCCACGCTACGAACCGACCGGCGGGCTCCGGCCGCGAGCACCGAGAGGTCGTCCAGGCATTCGGCGCCGCCGCCCGCAGCGGCGACTTCGAAGCACTCTTGCGTGTCCTCGACCCGAACGTGGAGCTGACCGTCGACACTTCCGACGGCGTGGTCGTCACCCTCGGCGCCACCAAGGTCGCCTCCGGGGCCCGCATGTTCTCCGGCGAGGTCGCCCGCCATCGGCCCGTGCTGGTCAACGGCATCCCCGGCCACATGTCCTGGCACCCCGACGGAACCCCCCTCTCCCTCATCGCCTTCACCGTCATCGAAGGACGGATCACCGGCATCCACATCGTCGTCGACCCTGCCAAACTGGCCTCGATCCATCTGCCCGCCGAGACCTGAGCCGGTGTCGGACACCTCGCACTCGACAGGACGGTGTCCGGTGCGATGGCGGAACCACGCTCCGGCGTCGAGTCCACACGCCATCCGCCGTGGCCAGAGCCGCGCGGGCTGTGCCCCGGCGTTATGCCTCCGAGACAGCACGCTCGTCCGCAGCGGACGACGGGAGACAGGATCGTGGGACCGAAGTGGGCTGGTCTAACCATGCAGAGGAACATTCCGGATCCCGACCTGCAATTCCGCAAGTCCCAATAGCCGCAGTTGCCAGTAGCACGGCACCGGCGACAGGCCGACGCGGCGATAGGCAAGCTATAGGAAGACGTGCCGGACTCGCATCATGACCGGACGACCGCGCTCACCGGCCCTGTCCTGCACGAGCACGGCCTTGTGCAACACGCTTCAAGCATTGCCCCGTAACTCTTCATGCGTGAGCCGGTCACGGGTACCTCGCCGCCGAGGCCGCCCCACTGGGCATCAACGTGCCCCGTTCGGCACCTTGGGGCGCCGACACCCGCAGGGTCGTCGTGGTCGGACGACCTCTGCCGGGCACTCAGTCGTGCAGCCCCTTTCGCGTCTTCTCCACGACGTGGACCCCGCGCTCCGGCAGCGGCGTCTTCCACGACGCGAACGCCGCCTTGATCGCATCCGCGAGGACCGGGACGAAACGGTCCGTGGACAGGCCGCCCGCCTTGTGGTCCGCGTGCATCGCGTTGATCACCGCTCGCTGGGCCACCACCGGGAGATTGTTGTACGCGGACTGGAACATCCCCCGCGCATAGGGCGACCGGTCGTAGTGTGCCCGGAAGGCGGCCGCGGCCCACCCCATGCGCTCCCTGGTGAACCCCGCGTTCATACCCGCCAGATGCCTCTCCAGCCACCGCATGGAGACCACACACTCAGCGACGATCACGGCCTCGTCGAGTCCGGCCAGGTAGAAGCGCTCGGCCCAGCCGTCCCAGCGCAGCTCATCCTTGGTGGCGGCCCCGACAATCGCCCGCTTCGTCGTCTTACCCCACCGGTACGTGCGGCCTCGGTCGACCTCGATCCCGAAGCGGCGGAACGCCTCGGGGCCCGCGTCGATCCATTCCTGGAGCTTCCCGTGCTGCAGGGTGAGCTGCAGGAAGCCGATGCTGACCACCGCGCTGTCCCAGGTGTTGAGGGCTTGCACGGCCCCGCCGGTCTCCACCTGTGACACGCGTACGAAGGTGTCGAGGATGTCCTCGGACATGGTGACGACGCCGCGTCTGCGCAGGTCGTTGAGCGTCGCGGCGAGCGGACGGTCCGTGGAGTACCGGGCCAGCCCGCGGGCCGTACGCGCGGCGCCCTTGCCGTGATAGACGATCCGGTAGGCCTTGCTGGGCTGCCTGTCTCCGCCCAGCGGCGACACGCCGGGCGCGGTCGCCGACGGCGCGGTGGCCGGGGTCGCGGTCGCCGGGGTCGCGGTGGCCGACGGCGCGGTGGCCGGGGTCACGGCAGGGGCTGGAGCAGGCGCGGGCCCCACGGCGGGCGCCGCTGGCCGCCCCGGGTCGAGCAGCCGCCGCAACGCCGCCCACGTATCCGGGCCGACGATGCCGTCCTTCGCCATCCCGTGCTGCCCCTGCCACTGGGCGACCGCGTGCGCGAAGCGCACCTCGTCCCCCGCCAGTTGCGGGTCGCCGAGCAGCCGCGCGACCGCGTCGATCCTGCCGCGCCAGCCGAGCCGCTCCCCGTACGAGCGATTCAGCCGCATCGCCTTGGCCAGCGCGTCCGGGGGAAGCAGCCCGAAGAGCCGGAAGACCGAGCCGAGTCCGGAGGCACCGGCCCCGCCGGGCGCGGCACCGCCGCCGGGTGCACGGACCTTGATCAGGGCGAAGTGCCCGCACCTGCCCTGCTTCGGCAGCACGAAGCCCTGCGCGTCCAGCCGGTACGTGCGCGCATGCACCGACTGGTCCAC
The sequence above is a segment of the Streptomyces sp. Je 1-369 genome. Coding sequences within it:
- a CDS encoding VOC family protein, which encodes MLNKIMYVTIYVTDQDRALEFYTEGLGLEKQLDFPGPDGRFLTVGVPDGPVQIILWSHAPAAGQPGGTGAPGPLILESEDLRKDFEIMRRRGVVFEEPEPVDYPFGVRIEAVDPDGNRVSLRQQRQP
- a CDS encoding sigma-70 family RNA polymerase sigma factor, with translation MTAHPSGLVAEAFEAQRDRLRAVAYRVLGSHADAEDVVQEAWMRLVRQDAASIGNLAGWLTTVVGRISLDLLRSRRAHPEIAYEQEFANLVVIPDDDPAPDEQAALADSVGLALLVVLDSLTPSERLAFVLHDMFAVPFHEIGRILGKSTAATKMVASRARRKVHATNRPAGSGREHREVVQAFGAAARSGDFEALLRVLDPNVELTVDTSDGVVVTLGATKVASGARMFSGEVARHRPVLVNGIPGHMSWHPDGTPLSLIAFTVIEGRITGIHIVVDPAKLASIHLPAET
- a CDS encoding DUF2272 domain-containing protein: MPYETGVPSPFADEGALELPEGAAGPPTPAGGPFQAEGEWYEGEAYAGDAYVGESYGAESYGAESYGAESYGAESYAAESYGAESYAASSYEADAVEPAEQESGEAADEPVSEAEWQVAQWEAELDDAAEEGEGPDDLVGEGPDDLAGEEPDFYAAEEPDAAPSGESEEPARPAAALGTRIAAIAEQECSRWGDGARKETDPRLTAVLQDYYRTGVRRTVDAADLRSVAWQAREPWSAVFVSWVMAKAGAATFPRSSAHRGYISAVKRRTAQGDTTSEFWLHRLERARPEPGDILCADRPCGQNKPCNGATYDNIDNGHGWCTHGDIVTAVDLARRTVRVVGGNVDQSVHARTYRLDAQGFVLPKQGRCGHFALIKVRAPGGGAAPGGAGASGLGSVFRLFGLLPPDALAKAMRLNRSYGERLGWRGRIDAVARLLGDPQLAGDEVRFAHAVAQWQGQHGMAKDGIVGPDTWAALRRLLDPGRPAAPAVGPAPAPAPAVTPATAPSATATPATATPATAPSATAPGVSPLGGDRQPSKAYRIVYHGKGAARTARGLARYSTDRPLAATLNDLRRRGVVTMSEDILDTFVRVSQVETGGAVQALNTWDSAVVSIGFLQLTLQHGKLQEWIDAGPEAFRRFGIEVDRGRTYRWGKTTKRAIVGAATKDELRWDGWAERFYLAGLDEAVIVAECVVSMRWLERHLAGMNAGFTRERMGWAAAAFRAHYDRSPYARGMFQSAYNNLPVVAQRAVINAMHADHKAGGLSTDRFVPVLADAIKAAFASWKTPLPERGVHVVEKTRKGLHD